The region CAAATGTGGTGAACAATCACTTCGCCAACTCAGCCAACCGCTCATCATCATAAAACACCTCCAACCGCTCTTTCCTCTCCTGCttatccttcttcacctggcGCAGTATCTCCTGAATATTAGGATAAGCCGAAAACTTATCCGGAAGCGCATCCCAGGCCCTCGGATCCGTGCCCTGGTCTTTAAACACACCACAGCCAGAGCGCGCATACTCGGTGAAGAGGAACGACCGGCTGCTCTCAACCATAATGGTCATTTGGTCTGATGCCTTATTAGCCACTACCATTCTCATAGTGCCATGCAAAGAAAGacgaaaaaagaaagaaagaaaagggaacATACTCTCCAGAATCCTCCTCGGCTCATTAACCTGCTCTCTACTCTCCCAAACATACTCCGGACTGAAATTCCCATGCGGCGTGTGACTGATCTCTACACTCCCGCCGCCAGGTAAGAAGTCGTCAGACCGGCCGAGGCCATTCCCGTACAGGGAGGCCAGGAACTCCGTCGCCGAGTTGCGGTGGAAGTAAGGCAGGCGGAAGGTATTCGAGGCGACGTCCCAGCGGGGGCCGAACCAGAGGAAGTCGGCGAGAGGGGTGACGGGGTCGCGTGAGGGAGCTGTAAGGACGCAGTTTACGGATGGGTCGGTGTGGTCGATCGAGGTTGCGTTTTGGGAGGAAAATTTGGTCAGGTCGTACTGGACATTGTGTCAATTGAGGATCTCAGATGGGCTTGAGGAGGAAGTAGGGTTAGGGTACCTTGTAAGGAACGACATTGCCATGCCACGCAACAAGATCAAACGGACTATGGTCCTGCTCAAGAGCATTATACAGTCCATTCGCCTTATTGACGACAGTCCAATCCTCATGTAAATTCTCATCAATGTGCGCAACAGGATGCAAGAAGTCCCTCGGATTCGCAAGTCCATGACCTCCAAGCGGACCCAAGTCAGGGAGTTCCCACCGCGATCCCCATACCTCAGTGATGTACCCTCTCGCAGCAGAATGACCAGGGCCCAAACGCACAGCAAAGCGGATTCCGCGTGGGATAACACAGATCTCGCCGGGTTGGACGAACAACATCCCCAGCTCGGTTTGGATATCCAGGTTCCCCAGCTGTGCTACTATAAGGAAGTCACCGTCCGTATTGCAGAAGGCTCGGTGATCCATGTCGGCATTGATCATAAAAACATATAATGCGATTCCCTCACGTAGATTCGGATCACCACTTCCACCGATGGTGTGCAGTCCATCAACAAAATCGATCTTCTCGTCTTCCTTGGGCAAGGGGAAGGGAGCCCACTCGCCCTGTTCTGCTAGTGTAGCGACGCGCGGGTTAAGCGTTAAGAAGCAGTTTTCGATATCTGCTTTGTGCTGGATATTGGTCTTGTATCCATCTGCTCACATTAGCAACTAAATCCAAAACTAAAGTAGGTTAGGACATACTATGAGCAGCAGCCGGCCTAACGCGGTACATGTAAGTACTGAAATTGGAATGCCGGGGCGCCGTAAACGCCGAATATGTGATGCCCTCTGTGTATAGACCGAATCTCGGGGCCTGGGGGTTATTCTGACCAGCAGGTAGCGTGCCTGGGATGACCTCGGACTGGTGTCTGTTGCCGAACCCGGCCGTGTACTCGTAGGGGTCGTTGTCGCGGGTTGGTTTGCGGGTCATGGTGTCGGTGTAGTGGAAGACCTTTTGCAGGTCCTTGATAGGGGTGCGTTCTTTGATTGGAGGGGCGGCCATTTTGATGTGAGATTGATGTGAGATGGTTGAAGCAGTAGGGATCCAGTGTGTATAGATTATTTGTAGGCATAGGGACTGGGTTACTGAATGTGGAGCAACTGTGGCCCACATATGGTTTGGCTGAGGTTCAGCGGGAGCAGTTCATGGAACCAGAGCTCCACGTGGATTGATCGCATGATAGCACTGAGGCTGATTCTGGTGGTGTTTGCGGGGCGATGTGGAGAAACCCTAATTGAAGCTATACAGACATTAGCTATTCTGTACATACATTTCCTATGTAATAGTGTTAATCAACAGCCAGAACATCGTCCACCATTCTCCCCGATGCCCCCAGATAGTTGACAGGATCACACAGCTCTCTGACCCTCTCCGCGCTCATCTTCTCGGTCACCTCTGTCTTCTTCAGcagttcctcctccaagCTCACTCCATTCTCAATACTCTCCCGACAAGCCTCATACACAATATCATGCGCCCTCTGCCTGCCCACAAACGGCGCAAGGCCCATCATAACCGCCTCCGCCACAATCAACCCCCTTGTAGAATGTAGGTTCTTCAACATAGCCTCCGAATGCACACACAACCCTCCAAGAGCAAACTTGGTCTGCTCCAGCGCCCCAACAGCAAGCACAAAGCTCTCTGGCACCGCAACCCACTCCAGATGCCACGGCCCACTGGCCCTCTCGAAGTCCGCAACCATGCCATCAAGCACCAGGCCCGCATTCGAGCGCAACACCTTGGACGCAGCCAGGATCACCTCCGACGAGATCGGATTCCGCTTCTGCGGCATCGTACTCGACGCGCCCCGATGCGGCACAAACGGCTCAGACACCTCCCCCAGCTCATTCGACGACATGATAATCACATCAAGCGCAAGCTTGCCCATTGACCCACCCAACAGCGCAAGATAGTTCGTCACCTCCGCGACCCCGTCCCTCGCTACATGCCACGTAATAGGCGGGTCACCCAGACCCAATTCCTCCGCCAACGCCCTGCGCACTCGGatcccaccatccccatcacccaGCGACGCAAGAGACCCCGCCGCGCCTCCAAACTGCACCAGCAGCGCCCGCTCCTTCAACTGCGCCAGCCGGGCCTGGTGTCTCTGGAACCCGGATAGCCACACCGCACACTTATACCCAAACGTCACAGGAAGCGCATGCTGGAGATGAGTCCGCCCGGCCATCGGCGTATCGCGATACCGCACAGACAGTCCGCGCAGTATACTGATGATATCACTCACCAGCCCCTCCACAATCTCCAGCCCGGCTTTCATCTGCAGTACACTGGCCAGGTCCATGATATCCTGTGTGGTCGCGCCCCAGTGCACGTACTTCCCTGCGTCGGCGCCGCACATGGCGGAGAGTTGGCGCACGAGCGGCAGGATCGGATACCCGACTATCTCGGTTTCGCGGCGGAGGCGCTCCATATCCAGAGACGAAGAGTCGAGTACTTTGCTTGTGACGAGGGATCCGATGTGCGAGGGGATTACGGCGCATTTGGATTGGGCGCGGGCGAGtgcggcttcggcttcgatgcACCGCGTTATGTAGGCTTCATCGTCGAAGACCTGATTTTGTTAGTTTATTGCACTTTTGGTTTTGGAATTTAGGAGGATCAGAGGGCTGTACTTTGCGGATTTGGTCTGTGCCGAAGAGCGTGCGGAAGATGCTGGAGTCGATGGCGCTGACGGAGCCAATGCTGCGCCTGGGGATGCGTGCGATGCGCAGCGGTTGGCGCGAGGCACGGGAGAGCTGTGCGAAGAGGGACATGCTGAGGTACAAGATATGAGTATAGAGTGGTAGAGAGAGTAGAGAGTTCTAACTTCTGGGACGGTTCAAATATGGATGGAGTCCGGGGCCCCACGAGGTTTGTTATTCTGTGGGGCTGTTATTATACTACTGTACATACACACGGAGTATAAAATGCAATTAATTGTACTATGCAATATAGAGTATGTACATTACTCCCGAATAAACAGCGACGCCACGCCCATCCCAGTACTGGCGCACATGCTCACAATGCCAACCTCCTTGTCCTGTCTCGTCAGCTCTGCAAGCAGCGTCGCCGTCTGGCGTCCTCCGGTAGCCCCGATGGGATGTCCCAGGGCAATTGCACCGCCGTTCGGGTTGACCTTGGCCATATCGATGCCAAGCTCCCTGATGCAGTGGATGGACTGGCTGGCAAACGCCTCGTTCAGCTCAAAGATATCCACGTCGCTCTGCGAGACCCCGCTGTGCTTGTAGAGGTTGCGAATAGCATCAATCGGCCCAACGCCCATCTCGTCCGGGGCACAGCCTGCAACCTGAGTCCCTGCAAAGCGGGCAATCGGCTTGAGCCCATGCGCCTCAGCCCACGCCCGGCTGGCCAGGATAGTCGCAGATGCCCCGTCCGATATTTGCGACCTCCAAACATTAGTAACGTTCAACATCGTATAGATAGAGAATACTCACGAATTTCCAGCCGTAGAGGACCCCCCCTCCAAAACAGGCTGCAGCTTTGCCAGTTTCTCAAGCGTAAccccagccctaactccaTCGTCCCTATCCACAACCTCAAACGTCTCCTTCCCCGTCTCGGCGTCCACCCTCCTCGCATTCACAGGCACAATCTCCTCTTTAAATCTCCCTTTGGCCTGCGCCTCAGCGGCCTTCCTCTGACTCCCCACCGCAAACTCATCCTGCTCCCCCCTGCCAACCCCATACCGCTCCGCAACATTCTCACTCGTCCTCAACATCGGCACCAGACAATCCAATGCATCCTTCACCCCGGAGCCCAACAAAAGCGGAGACACATCCCTCGGAATCCCCCGACTCGGGTTATAATTCCTACTCATACTCTCCGCCcccccagcaagcccaacccCAATCTGCCCCACCGCAATCGCATGCGCCAGATGCGTAATCGCCTGCAAGCTACTACTGCACTGCCGATTCACGGTATGGAAGGTCGTGGCGTTGGGGAAGCCGGCGGCATTGAGCGCCGTGCGTCCTGTCTTTGCGAACCCCAGCTCCGCGAGCACGTTGCCGATCAAAACGTCATTTACCGCGGAGAAGGGGATGCCCGCGCGTTGGATTGCGGATTGCAGGGCTGGGATTAGCAGTTCTTCCGGGTAGCTGTCTTTGAATCCGCCTTTGAAGGCGCGCGTGATGGGGGTGCGCACGGATGAGAGGATCACGATGTCGTGGGGGGTTTTTGTTAGGGCGTTGCGGAACATTTTAGTCGTTGCTGTGATCAAGAAGAATAAGGTCAGAGTATGTAGGGTGAATCGTGCGGGGATGTTGGAAGAGTAAATGTACACAGTGGAAGACTGTCAGTACTTCGTTGTGGGGTCGCCCCACCATCTACCGACCGCTCTTCCGACTGATCTcacatactccgtacaagtTATACAACTTGATGCTGTGTACCCGAGTATAATCGACCTCCTGAGTCGGAGAACCCCACATGCACAGCTTCCTCCAGACAGCTGCAGCCTCAGGAATCAGAACGAACGGTGAGTTGCAGGCTAACAGGTGGCAGTGGGGCAATAGCTGGAGTGGGGTGGCCGCGGGGTGACTTGACCTAATAATATACAGTTTTTGTTTGTTATTTCTATTTGGTGGATTGCATGGACTAAACTGTACACTGAATCTGGAAACTATCTACATCAAGTGGCTTCAATAAGCCCAATCCTGTCCTTCATAGTGTTCACGTCCCAACATTGCCCACCATCAGTTCTGGAGACTCTCCATCCAATATCCAAACATTTAAGCACAGATACTGCTAAGACCAAGAGTTATCTCGCGGCAGTGAGGAATTACCCCAGGCTCCAGTCAGGGTTACAAATATCCATCCCCTCAAGGGCTGCCGTTTTCAAGATGAGGAGCGCGAGATGTCTATCCTCACAATCGACtgatattaaaatatagatgTAGATTATTTGTCTTATCCAAGTCAACTTTCCTGTCAACCATGTAGGCTCCAGATAAAGTGTAACCCGTAGACATGGAACCGGACTTGCACGTCATACCGAACAATGCTTGATTCGGGTTATATCGGGTTGTACCACGTTTCCCGGGATGGACCCTGGAATTGTCCAGTTCAATTTACCAGTTCTAACCGATTTAACAACGAGAACAGCACTGATCTTGTAGTTTAACAATCTGTTTTGGTAATCGCTGTTCGTCTCAGTTCTTCGACTTACCGCTGAAGCCATACTACCAAGTGCAAGCCAATGAGTTGTAGCCGGTCTAGACTTTTGGACAGCCAACCACTGCCGAACACCTTCAGACCTTGCCATGCTTGTTTTCATGCTAACTGCAGTCCATTGTTAAAGAAcagtgcctcaggcagagTCGGAAGAGCGCACATCCGATCTCCCCAGCCGAGTGGCGCTAGAAAGGGTGGATTCGTAAATTTGACCAATAGAAGACCACGAATGTATGCCGCGGGTGGGTTAGTCATCCCAGATGCCGACAGGGAGACCGATTTCGGATGGTGGCAAAAGTCAAGCCGGATAATCACTTTGTCGGCTTCTCCCCAGCGCATCAGGCCCCACGCTGTCTAGTCTCTAGCCGATCAAGCATGGAgctcttttattatttccagATGCCTCcgctccttcttctctcttcaatTCCCCAGAATTGACCTCCATCATGGCTCGACCCGTTCCTGCGGTCGTCCGTCCGTTCGCCGTTTGGCGGCGGCAGTTCTCCGCCTCGTGCTCTCGACCCGCTGTCGACAAGCgctgcaccaccgccgctGATGCTATCACCGACATGAAGGGCTCCTCCACAATCCTTGTGGGAGGGTTCGGTTTCTCCGGTGTCCCCAACACCCTGATCAACGCTGTCCGTGATCGCCCCGAGATCAAGGACCTGACCGTTGTCTCCAACAATGCCGGTATGCCTGGTGCTGGTCTTGGCCAGCTGCTCGAGTCGAAGCAGATCAGTAAAATGATCGCTTCGTTCATTGGCGAAAACAAGGTCTTTGAGAAGATGTATCTCTCTGGCGACCTTGCTCTGGAACTGACCCCCCAGGGCACCATTGCTGAAAAATGCGCTGCTGGTGCCGCTGGTGTCCCTGCTTTCTACACCCCTGCTGCTTATGGAACTATCGGTAAGCCGTTAATATACCTCTCTAGCCTCTTTATTAATGACTCTAATTTCTGTAGTACAAACTGGTGAACTCCCCGTGCGCTACAACAAGGACGGAACGGTCGCGGAATACTCCAAGCCCAAGGAAACCCGCGAGTTCAACGGCAAGGCTTATATCATGGAAGAATCGATTTTCGGTGACTACGCTCTGATCAAGGCTGACAAGGCCGACAAGCTCGGCAACTGTCAGTTCCGCAAGGCTCAGAACAACTTCAACGAGGCCATGGGCAAGAACGCCAAGTACACCATCGTCGAAGCCGACCAGAtcgtcgaggtcggtgaGCTCCGCCCCGAGGAAATCCACCTACAGGCCATCTACGTCAACAAGGTTATCCAGagccaggagaagaagcagatcgaGAAGCTCACCTACGCCAAGGACCCCAGCGAGATGCTCCAGGCTGGTAGGTTTGCCGATTTTGAGATACTTTGGGAAATGCTAATACTTTCCAGGCTCTGGCGAGGCCACTGCCCGTCGCGAGCGGATCGTCAAGCGTGCCGCTAAGGAATTCCAGGACGGAATGTACGTCAACCTCGGTATCGGAATGCCTCTTATCGCTCCCTCGTACCTCCCCGAAGGCGTCGAAGTCTTCCTGCAGGCTGAGAACGGTATCCTCGGCCTGGGCGGCTACCCTCGCCCCGGCGAGGAGGACCCCGACCTTATCAACCCCGGAAAGGAGACCGTCACCCTGAGCAAGGGTGCTTCTCTGTTTGGATCCCACGAGAGTTTCGGCATGATCCGCGCTGGCCGCATCGACATGACCATGCTTGGTGCCCTGCAAGTCAGCCAGTACGGAGACCTCGCCAACTTCATGCTCCCCGGTAAGGTCAAGGGTGTTGGCGGCGCCATGGACTTGGTCGCCAACCCCGAGAAGACCAAGGTTATTGTCACTATGGTACGTATCTCCACGTGAGTTATAGCAAAGCCCGTACTAACAAGCGCAGGAACACACCGACAAGAAGGGCAACCCCAAGATCCTGTCCCAGTGCTCGTTCCCTCTGACCGGCCCGCGCTGCGTATCCACGATTATCACCGACCTCGCCGTCTTCCAGGTCAGCACGACCGA is a window of Aspergillus puulaauensis MK2 DNA, chromosome 4, nearly complete sequence DNA encoding:
- a CDS encoding 3-oxoacid CoA-transferase (COG:C;~EggNog:ENOG410PMDR;~InterPro:IPR004165,IPR012792,IPR012791,IPR037171, IPR014388;~PFAM:PF01144;~go_function: GO:0008410 - CoA-transferase activity [Evidence IEA];~go_process: GO:0046952 - ketone body catabolic process [Evidence IEA]), with product MARPVPAVVRPFAVWRRQFSASCSRPAVDKRCTTAADAITDMKGSSTILVGGFGFSGVPNTLINAVRDRPEIKDLTVVSNNAGMPGAGLGQLLESKQISKMIASFIGENKVFEKMYLSGDLALELTPQGTIAEKCAAGAAGVPAFYTPAAYGTIVQTGELPVRYNKDGTVAEYSKPKETREFNGKAYIMEESIFGDYALIKADKADKLGNCQFRKAQNNFNEAMGKNAKYTIVEADQIVEVGELRPEEIHLQAIYVNKVIQSQEKKQIEKLTYAKDPSEMLQAGSGEATARRERIVKRAAKEFQDGMYVNLGIGMPLIAPSYLPEGVEVFLQAENGILGLGGYPRPGEEDPDLINPGKETVTLSKGASLFGSHESFGMIRAGRIDMTMLGALQVSQYGDLANFMLPGKVKGVGGAMDLVANPEKTKVIVTMEHTDKKGNPKILSQCSFPLTGPRCVSTIITDLAVFQVSTTDGLTLVEHAEGVTVDEIRSKTEAPFKVAADLKPML
- a CDS encoding uncharacterized protein (COG:E;~EggNog:ENOG410PIY5;~InterPro:IPR014710,IPR011051,IPR005708;~PFAM:PF04209;~go_function: GO:0004411 - homogentisate 1,2-dioxygenase activity [Evidence IEA];~go_process: GO:0006559 - L-phenylalanine catabolic process [Evidence IEA];~go_process: GO:0006570 - tyrosine metabolic process [Evidence IEA];~go_process: GO:0055114 - oxidation-reduction process [Evidence IEA]), with protein sequence MAAPPIKERTPIKDLQKVFHYTDTMTRKPTRDNDPYEYTAGFGNRHQSEVIPGTLPAGQNNPQAPRFGLYTEGITYSAFTAPRHSNFSTYMYRVRPAAAHNGYKTNIQHKADIENCFLTLNPRVATLAEQGEWAPFPLPKEDEKIDFVDGLHTIGGSGDPNLREGIALYVFMINADMDHRAFCNTDGDFLIVAQLGNLDIQTELGMLFVQPGEICVIPRGIRFAVRLGPGHSAARGYITEVWGSRWELPDLGPLGGHGLANPRDFLHPVAHIDENLHEDWTVVNKANGLYNALEQDHSPFDLVAWHGNVVPYKYDLTKFSSQNATSIDHTDPSVNCVLTAPSRDPVTPLADFLWFGPRWDVASNTFRLPYFHRNSATEFLASLYGNGLGRSDDFLPGGGSVEISHTPHGNFSPEYVWESREQVNEPRRILENQMTIMVESSRSFLFTEYARSGCGVFKDQGTDPRAWDALPDKFSAYPNIQEILRQVKKDKQERKERLEVFYDDERLAELAK
- a CDS encoding class-II fumarase/aspartase family protein (COG:F;~EggNog:ENOG410PK0Y;~InterPro:IPR022761,IPR019468,IPR024083,IPR008948, IPR000362;~PFAM:PF10397,PF00206;~go_function: GO:0003824 - catalytic activity [Evidence IEA]) — its product is MSLFAQLSRASRQPLRIARIPRRSIGSVSAIDSSIFRTLFGTDQIRKVFDDEAYITRCIEAEAALARAQSKCAVIPSHIGSLVTSKVLDSSSLDMERLRRETEIVGYPILPLVRQLSAMCGADAGKYVHWGATTQDIMDLASVLQMKAGLEIVEGLVSDIISILRGLSVRYRDTPMAGRTHLQHALPVTFGYKCAVWLSGFQRHQARLAQLKERALLVQFGGAAGSLASLGDGDGGIRVRRALAEELGLGDPPITWHVARDGVAEVTNYLALLGGSMGKLALDVIIMSSNELGEVSEPFVPHRGASSTMPQKRNPISSEVILAASKVLRSNAGLVLDGMVADFERASGPWHLEWVAVPESFVLAVGALEQTKFALGGLCVHSEAMLKNLHSTRGLIVAEAVMMGLAPFVGRQRAHDIVYEACRESIENGVSLEEELLKKTEVTEKMSAERVRELCDPVNYLGASGRMVDDVLAVD
- a CDS encoding thiolase family protein (COG:I;~EggNog:ENOG410PHTR;~InterPro:IPR016039,IPR020613,IPR020617,IPR020616, IPR020615,IPR002155;~PFAM:PF00108,PF02803;~go_function: GO:0016746 - transferase activity, transferring acyl groups [Evidence IEA];~go_function: GO:0016747 - transferase activity, transferring acyl groups other than amino-acyl groups [Evidence IEA]), translated to MFRNALTKTPHDIVILSSVRTPITRAFKGGFKDSYPEELLIPALQSAIQRAGIPFSAVNDVLIGNVLAELGFAKTGRTALNAAGFPNATTFHTVNRQCSSSLQAITHLAHAIAVGQIGVGLAGGAESMSRNYNPSRGIPRDVSPLLLGSGVKDALDCLVPMLRTSENVAERYGVGRGEQDEFAVGSQRKAAEAQAKGRFKEEIVPVNARRVDAETGKETFEVVDRDDGVRAGVTLEKLAKLQPVLEGGSSTAGNSSQISDGASATILASRAWAEAHGLKPIARFAGTQVAGCAPDEMGVGPIDAIRNLYKHSGVSQSDVDIFELNEAFASQSIHCIRELGIDMAKVNPNGGAIALGHPIGATGGRQTATLLAELTRQDKEVGIVSMCASTGMGVASLFIRE